TTCTTCTCCTAAACGATGGGATTGAAGCAAAATATTATCGGCAATTAAATCTTCTCCTTCTGCGCGTAATACCGCCACTAGCCTTTTGATTAAAGGTAGAATTTCCACGCTGGGTTCGATGATTTCGCCAGTAGGTAACTGCACTGGTTGAGGGTTAGCACAGATTGCCGTAACGTCACTAGGAGGAATAAAAGGCTTTACTCTTTCTTTAAGTCTTCCTAAGATTATTTCGCGATCTTCATCAGTATAGAGATCTGTTTTATTAAATACTAAAAGCGATCGCTTGCCAATCTCTGCCAGTATCTTTAGAGGCTCATATTCTGACTGTCGTAAATCGTTATCAACGGTAAATACTAGTAGATCTGCTTCTGTGGCTAACTGTCTGGCTAGTTCTCCTCGCTCTGTCCCTGCTATTCCCGCTTCTAAGATACCAGGAGTATCTATAATTAATATTTCTCTACCCACCCCTCGCAGCTTGAGGCTATAGGTTTCTCCTTTGGTAGTTGTCCCCATAATGGGGTTAACTTCTCCTACGATCTCGCCGATTAAAGCGTTTACTAAAGAGGTTTTACCTGCCGATCCTGTACCAAAAATAACTACTTTAACTTCTCCCCGCTGTAAATCTGCCTCAATCTGCTGAGATTTATTTAATAGGGCTTTTTGAGCAATTTTGTCCTGTATTTTTCCTACGTGCTGTCTTAAAGCCTGAAGATTTTGGGCAGCTACCTGAGTTTTTTCTTCGGGTATTCTGGCTTTGATTACCTGGCGTTTGCTTTTCTTGCGCCTAGATCCCTTTCTGGTGTATTTGTTAACGTAATAAATATATCCGCCCATCATTGAGCCAATCAAGACTATGACCAGCAGCAGCAACAAGTTAGCTAGAATTGGTGCAGTAAATGAGATCTGCATATATAGGTGAGACAAAGATGTCACCAGCCAGATCGATAGCCCCAAAATTAGACTAAGACCAAGAAACAAAGCTACTAGACGCAACAAAGGCATTTTACATTTATTAAAACTAAAACACGGGTATTTTACCTATGGTAACTACTTTAGATCTCTTGCACTAATCAGAAATATCGGTTGAGGCAGTTTTAATTTATAAGCTAATATAAATTTTATTATTTACTTCATGAAAAATAGCGATCGCCGTATAGCCCATACTACTTATATTTTAATCGCTTTAAATATCTTGGTATATGGTCTAGAAATAAAATTTGGAGGCAGCGAAAATCTTGTTACTTTAGAATATTTGGGTGCATTAATTCCTGAAAAAGTTCTGGCGGGTGAATGGTGGCGATTAATTGAGGCTAATTTTCTGCACTATAACTCAATTCATTTAGCGACTAATATGTTATCTCTGTTCTTTTTAGGACGTTTAGTTGAATTAAGTCTCGGTTCTAAATCTTATTTGACTATTTACTTTTTTAGCGGTGTTGGCTCGATGCTGACATTTTCTTTATTGTCCTTTAGATTGGGTTTGGACAATGTTCTTCTGGTTGGTGCTTCGGCTGCCATCATGGGTTTGATGGGCGCAATTTTGGCAATTTCGCTTCATATCTGGTTACGCAAAAGATACTCTCCTACTGCCAAACGTCGCTTATGGCAGGTAATTTTAATTGTTTTAGTCCAGTTTATTTTTGATAATCTGGTACCTCAAGTGAGCTTCCATAGTCATCTTTTCGGTTTTATCATTGGCTTTTTGATCAGTAGTATTTTGATTTTTTATAAATATAATTTCAAGGAAGCAGAAGGTAATAAGTAAGGGTGTTATTGAATCAAGATATTACATTTGAATTGATGGCGTTGCTAAATCGAAACATAAATGTTGAACTAATGTTTGTTTCGGTGCTTAAAAAGCTGACAGCCCTTCGGGTTCAGCAGTTGCTCATGTGGGAAGCCCCCACCGCAAGCAGCATTTCCGCTTGCGAAGCAGCATTTCCGCTTGCAAAGACCGCACTGCTTTACTACAAATAGTAATACGATGAGCTTCATAGCTACAATCAGCAACGCCGAATTGATAAACTTTGATAAGATCTAAGATTATCTTTACATAACCATCCCGCCAATGAAATCCGATTACTTGGAGAGGATTCTTAATGCCCGCGTTTATGATGTGGCTCAAGAATCACCTCTAGAATATGCTCCCAATCTTTCTACCAGACTGGAAAATAAACTACTTTTGAAACGAGAAGATATGCAGTCTGTGTTTTCTTTTAAGCTGCGGGGTGCATATAACAAAATGGCGCAATTATCTACTGATATTTTACAACAGGGAGTGATCGCAGCTTCGGCAGGAAATCATGCTCAAGGGGTTGCATTAGCTGCGAAACAATTAGGGACAACGGCTATTATTGTTATGCCTATCACTACTCCTCAAGTAAAGATAAATGCAGTAATTGCCCGTGGCGCGAATGTGGTTTTGCATGGGGATACTTATGATGATGCCTGCGCCCATGCTAAAGAATTGTGTGCAGAGAAAGGTTTGACTTTTATTCATCCTTTTGACGATCCTGATGTGATAGCAGGACAAGGAACAATCGGCATGGAGATTTTACGGCAGTATCAACAGCCGATTCATGCTATTT
This DNA window, taken from Pleurocapsa sp. FMAR1, encodes the following:
- a CDS encoding YcjF family protein yields the protein MPLLRLVALFLGLSLILGLSIWLVTSLSHLYMQISFTAPILANLLLLLVIVLIGSMMGGYIYYVNKYTRKGSRRKKSKRQVIKARIPEEKTQVAAQNLQALRQHVGKIQDKIAQKALLNKSQQIEADLQRGEVKVVIFGTGSAGKTSLVNALIGEIVGEVNPIMGTTTKGETYSLKLRGVGREILIIDTPGILEAGIAGTERGELARQLATEADLLVFTVDNDLRQSEYEPLKILAEIGKRSLLVFNKTDLYTDEDREIILGRLKERVKPFIPPSDVTAICANPQPVQLPTGEIIEPSVEILPLIKRLVAVLRAEGEDLIADNILLQSHRLGEEARKIIENQRRRESDKIIDRYQWIGAGVIAVTPVPVVDMLAAAAVNAQMVIEIGRVYNVELDFEQGKELALSLGKTLVSLGVVKGAVDILAKALQFNVATYIVGKAIQAVSAAYLTRIAGKSFIEYFRHNLDWGDGGITEVVQQQFQLSRRDEFIKSFVQDAISKVVQPLSEAWGEEDLEEMEEAQKLEVVEEMAAQLEDDW
- a CDS encoding rhomboid family intramembrane serine protease yields the protein MKNSDRRIAHTTYILIALNILVYGLEIKFGGSENLVTLEYLGALIPEKVLAGEWWRLIEANFLHYNSIHLATNMLSLFFLGRLVELSLGSKSYLTIYFFSGVGSMLTFSLLSFRLGLDNVLLVGASAAIMGLMGAILAISLHIWLRKRYSPTAKRRLWQVILIVLVQFIFDNLVPQVSFHSHLFGFIIGFLISSILIFYKYNFKEAEGNK